From Mobula hypostoma chromosome 3, sMobHyp1.1, whole genome shotgun sequence:
tggaatgggctgccggcgacggtggtggaggcggatacgatagggtcttttaagagactcctggataggtacatggagctcagaaaaagtggtaaccctaggtaatttttcagGTAAggccatgttcagcacagctttgtgggccgaagggccagtattgcgttgtgggttttctatgttctatgaaattatTTCCTGTCTGGTTTTCAGCCCGGTACAATTATCACTTCGCCGGAGCGAAGCAACTTTCTTCCTCCTACAAGTTTGCGAATCTGCGGCGCAAGACTCCGCAGCACTTTACCCTTGCATCTCACTTTATCGAGCTGCTGAAACTCTGTAGCTGATTGGTCACCTTGCAAAAGTGGGTGACTGGCCATTGGTCAGATTGGCTCCGCGGCTGACGTTGCTGGCGTCTTGAGACTCTGCAGATGATTGGTCATCTGGCAAGAGTGGTGTAGTGGCTATTGGTTAGATTTGCTCGAGGCTGGATGACGTCGGTCGGACCGAAGATGGCGGCGCCCAGCAGGTTGCCGCGGTTGTTGGGGACATGGGGCGGGGGTCGCGCTGCGCTCAGCTCGGCGGCAACAGCAACGGCGGCGGAGGGAGGGCCCGTCACCGCCCGCTACCCGCCGCTGCTGCCATCCCTGACCGCCAAGAGCAAGGCGGCTAAGCGGCGGCGGTTGGAGGAGTTCCACCAGCGGGTGCACGCTTGCCGGTTGCCCGCCGATAAGATCCGGCTGCTGACCAAGTTGCAGCGGCCGAAGTACGTGATCCTCCCGCAGACGCTTGGCTTGGATGCGGACCGCTGGTTCCAACACTTCACCAAGACCGCCTTCGTGCAGGGGCTGCCTGCCGGCTTACCGCCCGGCCCCGGCCTGGCCGAGGCGAAGTCGCTGGTGTGCGAGGCGTTGCTGCAGGAGAACTTCTACCTGAAAAAGCGGCGCCCCGCTCTGTACCGCGAACGGGAGCAGACGGTGCTGCCCCTCATCGGCAACCTGGTGCCGCAGCTCGTCAGCTCCTTAGCCGGCCGCAACCCACTGCTCGAACGCTCCACTTTGGGTAAGGACGCTGCGTTTATCCGTCGCCCGGGTAACATCTGAGGTTTAGAAGTAGCAGTCCTGTCACTGTTacacacacagtacaggcccgGCCGGGCTATCAAACCCAGTCTCTAGAGACGAATGTTCATTTTTGACAACACTGACCCAGTCACGAACCTTCTGCCTAGTTGGATCATTGAGGGAgtgccagttttttttttatcttactCTAAGTTCTCTAGTTTTAGACTAACTCTTTTGGTGTTGATCTTCCTTATCTACacttctcatgattttatatatctctataaaGCCATCTCAGCCACCTACATCTCAAGGGGGAAAAGTCCCAACTTTTTTCAACATACTTCAGTGACTGAGGGAACAGTCAACAAGTAAGGCACCAACTGGATTGAGGTTAAATCATCACTTTCAGATTTGGTGAAGGAATCCTTTTATACTGGGTGTGGGGAGTTAAGGAATCAACaagaacattgaaacatagaagacaacggatgctggagtctggaataaagcacaaactgctggagcaacTTGGGTTAAGCAGCATCAGAGGAAACAGTGAGATGGTTGACTGATGCAGAATCCATCCAAAATGGGAAAGCCATATTGAAATGCAAAGTGATCAGTAGTGATTTAAAGCTGTGTAATAGTTCTTTGATAATATTGATTATATGAACTGTTTTCAAACTGTTGTTTTACAtgtttacagtactgtgctaaagtcttaggctcATAAAAAAATCAGTAAAGTGACGATGCTTTCAAAAGTAATGAAATGAAAAATTTCTCAAGATCGAAAAAACTATAAAGaacagtaaatagtaaaaatcagTATTTGGtttgaccaccctttgcctttaaaactgcatcaattctcttatgtacactgttgtgcagtgtTATAAGAAAATTAGTTGCTAGTTGTTCcaaacatcttggagaacttgtcacACAGTTCTACAgattttgtctatcttgcttgcttCTGGCTCGCCAGGTAATCGGAGAtggccttgatgatgttgagatctgGGTTTTCTGGAGGCCAcgccatctgttgcagaactcctgGAAGATAGTTTTTTATGACCCTGGCCATGTGTTTcaggtcattgtcctgctgcagaatgaagttgggattGATCAGATGCCTCCCCGATGGTATTGCACGATGGATGTGAATTTGTGTGTACTTCTGAGCATCGAGGATTCCATTacttctgaccagatcaccaactccatttgcagaaatgcagccccaaactTGCAGGGAACCCCTACCGTGTTTCACTGTTGGCTATGGACACTGGTCCATGTAGCgctctccagctcttctacagacaaactgcctcctgtttgagcaaaatatttctgattttgactcatcagtccagagcacttgctgccattgcaCAACACCACAATGCTTGTGTTTTTGTGTAAAGGTGAATCTCAGCTTTggtttgttttcatttcagaggaatgactttttggcagcaactcttccatgaagaccacttctgacaagagtTCTCTGGACTTTTTTTTGGAGGGGTGTACTTGgtttccagtggtttctgtgagttcagagaaGATAGCAGTGCTGGATTTCTCCTGACTTAAATGGGACGTCAATCTCTAGTCTGCTGCCCTTAGTTTCCGTGGCCAACCATTGCAATTCTGATCATCTACcttgcctgtttctttgtgcttcttcagaaaagCTTGTACCTCTTGAAACTCCAGTCTGCTGCAAAATTTCTGCTCTGGAGAGACCTTGCTTGATGCTTGTTGACTACCTTGTGTCTTCTTGTGCTCACTCTTGCTGCCaaggtgtaagaattgatgatttgaacgTTAAACTGTCACTTCTGCCACACCTTCACCTTTTTGTCTGATTGTCCTTCGTTCTGCTTGATTTCTCCTACACCTGTTTTTTCAGTTTATCAGATTAGTTTATTCAActcatgtcattgatcattagcatcctgtttgatgtctttgtttaatcatgAATTGGGCTATCTACCTTGAAAGTAATcgtttttatttgaaaaatggTCAATTACTTAATGTTACTTTGTTtaccaaaatacaaaaaaaaactagcaGTTTTTGGAAAATtcatgtttggaaatctaaaagtTTTACTTTTCTGCTGACACTAATacagaaaacaaaaaataaacatctaaaacaaaacttatataaaaatttaggatgcctaagacttttgcacagtactgtaagtaaTTACCATCCAGAACTCTCAGTTCTTTATTACTGCTTTAAACCTTTTGCATTCTTGATTCTTTAACTCCTTTTTCCTTAGAAAACCTTTGTTTTCTTAGATGGAAGGTCACTTTAAACATTTTGCTGATTTTGCCTTTGTTACATTTGGTTTACATATTTCAGTAAGCATTTACAAGTCTGATAGTGTTGTGAATTTTTTTAGTAACTTTCATTGTTGGAATGGACAAAGGAAAACATTAGGTAGTTTAAAACTACTCAAGACTTCCCACGTGAATAGAATTTCAAGCTAGAATGGAAAGATTTTACTGTGTCAGTGTTCTGCTCACCACATTGAAAGATGCAGTGTCAGAATCACACGGCAttggaaataggccttttggttAACTTCCCATGCCAACACTGTTGCCTATCCATGTGCTTTTCTAAAATGGTTTTTGAAAGTTGCTGATGTGCCTGTCTCAACCATTatttctggtagctcattctacATTGACACCACCCTTTGCATGAAGAAACTGCCTCTGATTTCCTTTTTTTAATCCCTCACCTTTgaacttaaacctgtgtcctcttgtttttAAGCAGCTGCTCCCTGAgaacagcagaaggcaatggcaaaccactgctgtaacttgcctcgtacgcgattccccactacgtcagagaggcataGAGGGAAATCATccactaactggagaaactccggatgcgacgtacctttccttctccctgataTAAAGATTGTACTTTCACCCTGTCTGTCCCCCTCAAGattttatatactgtacctcTAGCAAGTTGCCATTCAATCTCTTGGTTttcagggaataatgtcctagtCTACGCAACCGTTCCTTGTAATTCAGGCCCTCAAGTGCAAGTAACATTCCAGTGAATTTCTTCACTTTCTACTGTAATACCATCTTATCTATAACAAGGCAactaaaactgtgcacaatattctTAAGTGTGGACCCATCAGTCTTATGTAACTGCAATATAGCCTCCTACTCCTATATTAAATATGTTAACTGATGAAGGCTGGTGACTAAGTACCTTGTTCACCACCCTGATTACCTGTGGCATTGCCGCTTGTACACCTAGGTCTCACTGTTCCTTGGGACCTAACTATTCTCTACAATTCCTACTGTGAGTAGACCTTGCAAAATACCATACGTCGCATTTATCGGGATTGAAAGCCATTTGTTATTCCTCAGCCCACGTACCTGGCTGATAAAGCTGTCCCATGAATCTTTCATAATCTTCTACACTGTACACCCAGATGTATTTTAGTTTATTTCAATGTTCTGAAATTTTTTGAAAAATAATAAATGTTATTGCACTTGTATGTTGGCATAGCTAAATAATTTTTATTCTTACAGATCATGAACCACAAGTTGGTTTTTATTGGTTTCGGGGTGAACGAACAGTTCCCCGAGGGCACCGGAAAAGACAGGTTGACCCTATTCGTTTCCAGATTGAAGACAAACCTTACTGCCAAATTCGGGTACATCGACAACTCCCTGAGGTAATAGAATTAGGATTCATACACATCTGTTTTTAACTGCAAATTTTCATGTAGTTTGGTGGCATCTGTTACCTTGTAGTACAGAAAAGCCAAATGATAAAGGAATTGTATACAGTCTGACTCTCAAGCACAGGATAGCACTTCCCATTACAGATGGTGCTACTGAAGAAGTGTGACAGCTCACTAgtagtttgaaagcaaaggaatttgattaaaaccttttttttaaaagtaaattgtggtaagctATCATCCCATTCTATGAAGAAGTGAGCAAAGGCAAAGTGAATTCACGGGGTGTGTTCTGCTAGTGCGCTGCAAAATCGATGCATTTGTAGTCGGAGTCACACTGGCTGGCGCAGATGATTTAGAGGGAAAAGGACAGGAGAGAAGAGTTCAGAAATCTGTCCAACTAACCCAGGTCCGAGGGAGGATCATTCTAAATGCCGAGCCAAATTAGAGAGGTCAAGAACGGGTAATTTGGCAGCGGAATCCAGGTCCAAAGCGAAGCGAATCGATGGGAGGCATGTTCAAGGCCCGGAGCAATTTGCCGCAGTGAGGTCCAGGTCCTAATGCAAGGTACAATCCGCTATTTGGACAATCCAAATGCCACCCATTTAGACTGGCAAGGCAGGGTGTCGGGAGTCCGATCAGGCTGGAGAGGTTGAGAACAGCTCCTTCGGCAGCGAAGTCTAGGCCCAGGGCGATTCGCCAGTGGTGGGGCACAGGTCCTAGTGCAAGgttcggacaatttaaatgcccgCCCAGAAAGACTGGGGTTCACTCTCTGCAatgctaag
This genomic window contains:
- the mrps30 gene encoding 39S ribosomal protein S30, mitochondrial; translated protein: MTSVGPKMAAPSRLPRLLGTWGGGRAALSSAATATAAEGGPVTARYPPLLPSLTAKSKAAKRRRLEEFHQRVHACRLPADKIRLLTKLQRPKYVILPQTLGLDADRWFQHFTKTAFVQGLPAGLPPGPGLAEAKSLVCEALLQENFYLKKRRPALYREREQTVLPLIGNLVPQLVSSLAGRNPLLERSTLDHEPQVGFYWFRGERTVPRGHRKRQVDPIRFQIEDKPYCQIRVHRQLPEFEPLENQITEDVPVIHLEPSRLPLFQRQYDNNIFTGSKIDDPACYGHTQFHFASEKLRRERLLRDNLADQIEVRLRANGIASLFAWTAAQAAYQGFWSEADVTRPFVSQAVITDGVYFSFFCYQLNTLALTVQADQHNLRKNICWGTESMRLYETIEGGDVKGLNNEVVDLLVRFLLNRPESVETEIK